From one Tachysurus vachellii isolate PV-2020 chromosome 23, HZAU_Pvac_v1, whole genome shotgun sequence genomic stretch:
- the cilp gene encoding cartilage intermediate layer protein 1, translated as MAYKLPEVFLLLLFGISTTFAQGSGRSMNHNPAVFHSDNDYEWTTWFNVDHPGGKGDYEQLDAIRFYYRARVCDSPRMLEARTTDWMPAHRTGERVHTEPTVGFWCINSEQPEGKNCSNYAVRFLCPRDTKSEPEGVWSQWSDWTPCSAQCDQDASQIRSRTCTTQSRRCNGLKMESRQCRGPTCPGCNLQCVMGKANTDCSACMCEDHTVLGSVRRAGSLPAPGAAILLSGTSPKLLTLSDHNGHFRVPGICSDGNTTLLITLQGHMRQEIVMPLSPEPTTVLHVKLERAKNLYVEKNPESKARRQGQTAAFCCKVTGSPEPNDYQWFHNGTLLDKSMYHYDKTLVLRNLRIDQAGEYYCRASSENGSIKSKPATLSVIDQAEPSCDPNPEPNLIRLPHDCFQNQTNSFYYDVGKCPIVTCTGQLDNGIRCKDSISFCCGVSKMEERQITCQGYELPTMVVTQCGCKKCVETKATVRGRAIAADTGEPLRFGHIYMNGARISRTGYKGTFSIQVPTDTERLVLTFVDNMQKFVNTTKVLLFNSRGGAVYHEIKLLRKKPPVTLSSTATNKLQLGELREEKPMAEIEIPPNSFYKQNGEVYVGNVKASVTFMDPRDVSTAAAAQSDLNFVGTEGDTLPLRTYGMFSVDFRDESDSESLNAGKVKVRLDAASVKMPEHLETMKLWSLNPETGLWEEEGQLRMEIKQRRKREERTFLVGNMEIRERRLFNLDVPENRRCYVKVRAFRSERFIPSEQVESVVITLINMEPTAGFASNPRAWGRFDSVITGPNGACLPAFCDDEKADAYSGYVMANLGGEELDAVASAPKLNPNVIGVPQPYLNKLNYRRTDHDDPRIKKTAFSINIAKPSPNAAEEANGPIYPFEKLKECEEAPFNAPHFRFSRVEGDRYDYNTVPFNEDDPMSWTEDYLSWWPKPTEYRACYIKVKINGPHEINVRSRNMGGTHPRTVGQLYGLRDTRSIRDRVQSSVSAVCLEFKCSGMLYDQDRVDRTLVKVIPQGSCKRESVNSMLQEYLVNHLPLAVNNDTSEFTMLAPLDPLGHNYGIYTVTDQDPRTAKEIALGRCFEGTSDGTSRVMKSSDGVALIFTCGDKEVTKQSVFQQLQNAPGRAVAGTTRPGRGNRRQRGDSSAALRSSQRRSTRNPNRRSQITRSS; from the exons ATGGCGTACAAGCTACCGGAggtctttcttctcctcctctttggaatttccaccaccttcgcTCAAG GATCTGGAAGATCCATGAATCACAATCCAGCAGTATTCCATAGTGACA ATGACTACGAGTGGACGACTTGGTTCAACGTCGATCACCCTGGAGGGAAGGGAGATTACGAACAGCTGGATGCGATTCGTTTCTATTACCGAGCTCGTGTGTGCGATTCCCCACGGATGCTGGAAGCTCGTACTACAGACTGGATGCCAGCTCACAGAACTGGAGAGAGAGTGCACACTGAGCCCACTGTGGGTTTCTGGTGCATCAATTCAGAACAACCCGAAGGAAAGAACTGCTCCAATTACGCAGTCCGTTTCCTTTGCCCGAGAG ACACAAAGTCTGAACCCGAAGGAGTGTGGAGTCAGTGGTCAGACTGGACCCCATGTTCTGCACAATGTGACCAGGATGCATCCCAGATCCGCTCCAGAACCTGCACAACCCAATCCAGGAGGTGCAACGGTCTAAAGATGGAGAGCAGACAATGCAGAGGACCCACTTGTCCAG GGTGTAATCTGCAGTGTGTGATGGGCAAGGCAAACACAGACTGCAGTGCTTGCATGTGTGAAGATCACACAGTGCTTGGATCAGTTCGTCGTGCTGGAAGTCTCCCGGCTCCTGGGGCAGCCATTCTCCTTTCAGGCACAAGCCCCAAACTTCTGACACTATCTGACCACAACGGACACTTCCGTGTACCGGGGATCTGTTCCGACGGTAACACTACACTGCTGATCACGCTGCAGGGCCACATGCGTCAGGAAATCGTCATGCCGCTGAGCCCTGAGCCTACAACTGTACTTCATGTGAAGTTGGAGAGAGCAA AAAACCTGTATGTGGAAAAGAACCCAGAGTCAAAAGCCAGGAGACAGGGTCAGACAGCTGCCTTCTGCTGCAAGGTTACTGGTTCACCTGAACCTAATGACTACCAATG GTTTCACAACGGAACTCTGCTTGACAAGAGCATGTATCACTATGACAAGACGTTGGTTTTGAGGAACCTAAGAATAGATCAGGCTGGAGAGTACTACTGCAGAGCTAGCAGTGAGAATGGTTCTATTAAATCCAAGCCAGCTACTCTCTCAGTCATAG ATCAGGCTGAGCCTTCGTGTGACCCGAACCCTGAACCAAACTTGATCCGTTTGCCTCATGACTGCTTCCAGAACCAGACAAACTCCTTCTACTATGATGTAGGAAAATGTCCCATAGTAACATGCACTGGACAGCTAGACAATGGTATTCGCTGCAAAGACTCCATATCTTTCTGTTGTGGGGTGTCCAAAAtggaagagagacagataacATGCCAAGGCTATGAGTTACCTACTATGGTGGTCACTCAGTGTGGCTGCAAAAAATGTGTGGAAACAAAGGCAACAGTTCGTGGACGTGCCATTGCAGCGGATACAGGAGAGCCCTTAAGGTTTGGACACATATACATGAACGGAGCAAGAATTAGCCGAACAGGATACAAGGGTACTTTTTCCATCCAAGTTCCCACAGATACTGAAAGGCTGGTTCTAACTTTTGTAGACAACatgcaaaagtttgtgaacACTACTAAAGTACTTTTGTTCAACAGTAGAGGTGGAGCTGTGTACCATGAGATCAAACTGCTGAGGAAAAAACCTCCGGTTACCTTAAGCTCAACCGCTACAAACAAACTACAGCTTGGAGAACTACGAGAAGAGAAACCCATGGCTGAGATTGAAATTCCACCCAACTCTTTCTACAAGCAAAATGGAGAGGTTTATGTTGGTAATGTTAAGGCCAGCGTTACCTTCATGGACCCGAGAGATGTATCCACAGCAGCGGCTGCTCAAAGTGACCTCAACTTTGTAGGCACTGAAGGTGATACCCTCCCCTTGAGAACCTACGGCATGTTCTCTGTTGACTTCAGGGATGAGTCAGATAGTGAGTCACTAAATGCCGGAAAAGTAAAAGTTCGACTTGATGCAGCAAGTGTCAAGATGCCGGAACATCTGGAGACAATGAAGCTGTGGTCCCTGAACCCTGAGACTGGTCTTTGGGAAGAAGAAGGACAGCTTCGTATGGAGATAAAACAACGAAGAAAGCGAGAAGAAAGGACTTTCCTCGTAGGAAACATGGAAATTCGAGAGAGAAGGTTGTTTAACTTGGACGTGCCTGAGAACAGAAGATGTTATGTTAAAGTCCGAGCTTTCCGTAGTGAGCGATTTATACCAAGTGAGCAGGTTGAGAGTGTTGTGATTACTCTGATCAATATGGAGCCCACAGCAGGTTTCGCCAGCAACCCTCGTGCATGGGGCAGGTTTGATAGTGTCATCACTGGTCCTAATGGGGCATGTCTGCCTGCTTTCTGTGATGACGAAAAAGCAGATGCTTACTCTGGTTATGTCATGGCAAACCTTGGAGGGGAAGAACTGGATGCAGTAGCTTCAGCACCAAAATTAAATCCCAATGTCATTGGTGTTCCTCAACCCTATCTGAACAAACTGAATTACAGAAGAACAGATCACGACGATCCCAGGATTAAGAAGACGGCATTCAGTATCAACATAGCAAAACCCAGCCCAAACGCAGCTGAAGAAGCAAACGGTCCAATTTATCCGTTTGAAAAACTGAAAGAGTGCGAAGAAGCTCCATTTAACGCACCTCACTTCCGCTTTTCAAGAGTTGAAGGAGATCGCTATGACTACAACACGGTTCCTTTCAACGAGGACGATCCAATGAGTTGGACAGAAGACTATTTGAGTTGGTGGCCAAAACCGACGGAATACCGAGCTTGctatattaaagtaaaaatcaaCGGCCCGCATGAAATCAACGTTCGTTCTCGCAACATGGGAGGCACCCACCCGAGAACAGTTGGCCAACTGTATGGACTTCGCGATACCCGTAGTATCCGAGACAGGGTGCAGTCCAGTGTCTCAGCAGTCTGTTTAGAGTTCAAATGCAGTGGCATGCTCTATGATCAAGACAGAGTGGATCGCACCCTAGTGAAGGTGATCCCACAGGGTAgttgcaagagagagagcgtgaatAGTATGCTACAAGAGTACTTGGTCAACCATCTTCCACTGGCTGTCAACAATGACACCAGTGAATTCACCATGCTTGCCCCACTGGACCCTCTGGGCCATAATTACGGTATCTACACGGTTACTGATCAAGACCCTCGTACAGCAAAAGAGATAGCACTCGGGCGCTGTTTTGAGGGTACATCAGATGGCACATCAAGAGTAATGAAGAGCAGTGACGGTGTGGCATTAATCTTCACTTGTGGCGATAAAGAGGTCACCAAACAGAGCGTGTTCCAGCAACTCCAGAATGCTCCAGGCCGGGCCGTAGCAGGGACTACTCGTCCAGGGAGAGGCAACCGAAGGCAAAGGGGAGACTCCTCAGCTGCACTCCGTAGTAGCCAGAGAAGAAGTACCCGCAATCCCAACAGACGATCCCAAATCACACGCAGctcataa